Sequence from the Brevundimonas diminuta genome:
TGAGGTGACGATGCCTCGTTACTCCCAACGGGGATGTACGTAGCGACGGGACAGCCAGACATCGAACCTACCAGATCCGCATGCTTTATCAGAAATGTCGTATACGCGATAATGCCACTGTAATAGGAGGTGGAAAGCGCTCGCGAAAACGCGGCGATATCTGGAATGTCAATTTTGTTTGGCGCTTCACAGTTTTCAACAATATCTAAAAGCTCGAGAGCTTGCAGCTCCCAGTTCTGTCGACCAATTCTTGCAGTTTCGTATGCCAAGTAACCAAGAGACTCGGCTTGATCCGCGGTGATTGTCACCGAATGAGCTTCATCGGGGTTGTAAAGGACGCCGTTTAACCAGTTTGATATGTATTCGTTGTGCGTGGGTTCGTCGCATGCCACGATCAGCATCCCGCGGCTCATAGCCTCTAGAAGTGCCATGCCGATTCCCTCGGCGCGCCGTGGGGCAATGAACACGTTCGCTTGTGCTAGGGCGGCATGATAATCGGCTGCGTTAGGGAACCAGCTTGTTTGAGTGACCGTGCAAGACGACGTGGAGGACACCTTGTACGCACGCGTATCAAGGTGTGGCTCATCCGGTGCGTTATGCACGTGAAGTGACTCGATCTGGCCGTGCAACAACTTCATGATGGCCGGTGCGCTGATGCCGTGTTCAGGACGTCGCTGCCAAAGGAACGCTCTTAGGCCAGTCTTGAATGTCGCCCGCTCGCTCTGTGAAACAACCGGCATGAAATAGCGCGCCAGAAAGGACTTATTCCCCAGTC
This genomic interval carries:
- a CDS encoding glycosyltransferase yields the protein MKTLLFVDHAFHTSTASSQFFIDLLKRRFDVKIAHIDPPSNIAEETIALAASIDVVVIWQMDYIAPVFLALGIPTVVVPMYDGSATMPDLHWIWSAKAQFVNFSFTLHHRIAGLGNKSFLARYFMPVVSQSERATFKTGLRAFLWQRRPEHGISAPAIMKLLHGQIESLHVHNAPDEPHLDTRAYKVSSTSSCTVTQTSWFPNAADYHAALAQANVFIAPRRAEGIGMALLEAMSRGMLIVACDEPTHNEYISNWLNGVLYNPDEAHSVTITADQAESLGYLAYETARIGRQNWELQALELLDIVENCEAPNKIDIPDIAAFSRALSTSYYSGIIAYTTFLIKHADLVGSMSGCPVATYIPVGSNEASSPHDMHHERGDAPWLEGARVPLTPGRADTYVSSGQLEHVGSVAWITGHGCEIRFRTDPIATAFSNLKLSVVVPAGMGSQTLIATLNEWTLGVRELAEGASEVNFDLPLHIQRGYSLLRLQATTVCQGVSDDVLVSFGMNDILFS